A genomic segment from Malus domestica chromosome 05, GDT2T_hap1 encodes:
- the LOC103428034 gene encoding ABC transporter C family member 5-like, translating into MGPTILLHGGIPSFSPAAQQSSITLLTALQGLPVLELASILINLVLFVGFLCILLARRVFGCLSRIRILKDDSDLNSSSIRRNSAVDGGTREVRVGRDFKFSVFCCFYVLFVQVLVLGFDGVGLIRERSNGNVVDWSVIVLPAAQALASFVLSFSALHCKFKACEKFPLLLRVWWSVSFLICLCTLYVDGRAFAIEGSKHMSSHVVANLAVTPALAFLCFVACRGVTGIQVSGPSDLQEPLLEEEAGCLKVSPYHDAGLFSLATLSWMNPLLSIGAKRPLEIKDIPLLAPQDRAKTNYKILNSNWEKVKAENRSGQPSLAWAILRSFWKEGACNAVFAGLNTLVSYVGPFMISYFVDYLGGIETFPHEGYILAGTFFAAKLVETLTTRQWYLGVDILGMHVRSALTAMVYRKGLRLSSSAKQSHTSGEIVNYMAVDVQRIGDYSWYLQDMWMLPMQIILALAILYKNVGIASVATLIATIISIVLTVPVAKIQEEYQDKLMTAKDERMRKTSECLRNMRILKLQAWEDRYRLKLEEMRGVEFKWLRKALYSQAFITFMFWSSPIFVSAVTFGTSIFLGHQLTAGGVLSALATFRILQEPLRNFPDLVSMMAQTKVSLDRISGFLQEEELQEDATIVLPRGISTTSIEIEDGVFCWDPSSPRPTLSGIQMKVERGMRVAVCGMVGAGKSSFLSCILGEIPKISGEVRLCGTAAYVPQSAWIQSGNIEENILFGSPMDKPKYKKVIHACSLKKDLELFSHGDQTIIGDRGINLSGGQKQRVQLARALYQDADIYLLDDPFSAVDAHTGSELFKEYILTALEDKTVVFVTHQVEFLPAADLILVLKGGRIIQAGKYDDLLQAGTDFKSLVSAHHEAIEAMDIPNNSSGDSDQSLCLDTGLRKNCDKPSSSVDCLAKEVQEGVSASEQKAIKEKKKAKRSRKKQLVQEEERVRGRVSMKVYFSYMAAAYKGLLIPPIIIAQTVFQFLQIASSWWMAWANPQTEGDQPKVSSMVLLCVYMALAFGSSWFIFVRAVLVATFGLAAAQKLFVKMLRSVFRAPMSFFDSTPAGRILNRVSIDQSVVDLDIPFRLGGFASTTIQLIGIVGVMTTVTWQVLLLVIPMAIACLWMQKYYMASSRELVRIVSIQKSPIIHLFGESIAGAATIRGFGQEKRFMKRNLYLLDCFARPFFCSIAAIEWLCLRMELLSTFVFAFCMILLVSFPHGSIDPSMAGLAVTYGLNLNARLSRWILSFCKLENKIISIERIYQYSQIPSEAPSVIEDSQPPSTWPENGAIDIIDLKVRYKENLPVVLHGVTCSFPGGKNIGIVGRTGSGKSTLIQALFRLIEPSAGRILIDNVDISTIGLHDLRSRLSIIPQDPTLFEGTIRLNLDPLEEHLDHEIWQALDKSQLGDIIREKEQKLDAPVLENGDNWSVGQRQLVSLGRALLKQAKILVLDEATASVDTATDNLIQKIIRTEFKNCTVCTIAHRIPTVIDSDLVLVLSDGRVAEFDTPIRLLEDKSSMFLKLVTEYSSRSSGIPEF; encoded by the exons ATGGGTCCCACTATCCTCCTCCATGGAGGCATCCCTTCGTTTTCTCCAGCAGCTCAGCAATCCTCAATTACCCTTTTGACAGCTCTTCAGGGTTTGCCTGTTTTGGAGCTCGCTTCAATTCTCATCAATTTGGTGCTCTTTGTTGGGTTCCTCTGCATCCTCTTAGCTCGCCGGGTGTTTGGTTGTCTGAGTCGGATTAGAATCCTCAAGGATGATTCGGATTTGAATTCGAGCTCAATTCGGCGTAATAGTGCTGTGGATGGAGGAACTCGTGAGGTTAGAGTTGGAAGAGACTTCAAATTTTCGGTCTTTTGTTGCTTCTATGTGTTGTTTGTGCAAGTTTTGGTGTTGGGTTTTGATGGGGTTGGTCTGATAAGGGAGAGAAGTAATGGGAATGTTGTGGATTGGTCTGTGATAGTCTTGCCTGCTGCACAAGCTTTGGCTTCGTTCGTGCTGAGCTTTTCGGCTCTGCATTGTAAGTTCAAGGCATGTGAGAAATTCCCACTGCTTTTGAGGGTCTGGTGGTCTGTGTCATTTCTGATTTGCTTGTGCACTTTATATGTTGATGGGAGAGCTTTTGCAATTGAAGGATCGAAacacatgagttctcatgttgTGGCAAATCTCGCTGTGACACCGGCCCTAGCGTTTCTTTGTTTCGTTGCCTGTAGGGGTGTTACTGGTATTCAAGTTTCTGGACCATCTGATCTTCAAGAGCCATtgcttgaagaagaagcaggGTGTCTTAAGGTTAGCCCTTATCATGATGCCGGGCTTTTCAGCTTAGCCACACTGTCTTGGATGAACCCGCTTCTTTCAATTGGGGCAAAAAGACCGCTTGAGATCAAGGACATTCCACTTCTTGCACCACAAGATCGAGCCAAAACTAATTATAAGATCTTGAATTCAAATTGGGAGAAAGTGAAGGCTGAAAACCGTTCAGGACAGCCTTCTTTAGCCTGGGCAATTCTCAGGTCCTTTTGGAAGGAGGGAGCTTGTAATGCTGTATTTGCTGGATTAAATACTCTTGTTTCATATGTGGGTCCGTTTATGATTAGCTATTTTGTTGATTATTTGGGGGGGATAGAGACTTTCCCTCATGAAGGGTATATTCTTGCCGGTACTTTCTTTGCAGCAAAGCTTGTTGAGACCTTAACAACCCGGCAGTGGTATCTTGGGGTAGACATTTTGGGTATGCATGTAAGATCAGCTCTAACGGCAATGGTATACCGAAAGGGACTCAGACTTTCCAGCTCGGCCAAGCAGAGTCACACTAGTGGAGAGATTGTTAACTACATGGCTGTTGATGTGCAAAGGATAGGGGACTACTCTTGGTATCTCCAGGACATGTGGATGCTTCCCATGCAAATCATTCTCGCCCTTGCAATTTTGTACAAGAATGTTGGAATCGCTTCTGTTGCAACCTTGATTGCCACCATTATCTCCATTGTTCTTACTGTTCCTGTGGCAAAGATACAAGAAGAATATCAAGACAAGTTGATGACTGCCAAGGATGAAAGAATGAGGAAGACTTCAGAGTGCCTGCGAAACATGAGGATTCTCAAGTTGCAAGCTTGGGAGGACCGGTACCGATTGAAGTTAGAGGAGATGCGTGGTGTGGAGTTCAAGTGGCTACGCAAAGCTCTCTACTCTCAAGCTTTTATTACATTCATGTTCTGGAGCTCTCCTATATTTGTTTCAGCCGTAACTTTTGGTACCTCTATATTCTTGGGTCACCAGCTGACTGCAGGTGGTGTGCTTTCTGCTCTAGCCACTTTCAGGATACTCCAAGAACCACTCAGGAATTTCCCTGACCTTGTATCAATGATGGCACAGACAAAAGTTTCCCTTGATCGAATTTCTGGATTCCTGCAGGAGGAAGAGTTGCAGGAGGACGCAACAATAGTCCTGCCACGAGGCATCTCAACCACGTCAATAGAAATTGAAGATGGTGTCTTTTGCTGGGACCCTTCCTCTCCCAGGCCAACATTATCAGGAATACAGATGAAAGTGGAAAGAGGGATGCGTGTGGCTGTTTGTGGAATGGTTGGGGCTGGCAAGTCAAGCTTTCTCTCTTGCATCCTTGGTGAGATCCCGAAAATCTCCGGTGAA GTAAGGCTATGTGGTACTGCTGCCTATGTTCCTCAGTCAGCATGGATACAGTCTGgaaatattgaagaaaataTTCTTTTTGGTAGCCCAATGGATAAACCAAAGTACAAGAAGGTTATCCATGCTTGTTCACTGAAAAAGGATTTGGAACTTTTCTCACATGGAGACCAGACCATAATCGGTGATAGGGGTATAAATCTGAGTGGTGGCCAGAAGCAACGTGTGCAGCTTGCAAGGGCACTGTATCAAGATGCTGACATTTATTTACTTGATGACCCCTTTAGTGCAGTTGATGCACACACTGGGTCAGAGTTGTTTAAG GAATACATATTGACAGCATTAGAAGATAAAACTGTGGTCTTTGTGACCCATCAAGTTGAATTTCTGCCTGCTGCTGATTTGATACTG GTTCTTAAAGGAGGGCGCATCATACAGGCAGGAAAATATGATGATCTTTTACAGGCAGGAACTGATTTCAAATCACTAGTCTCAGCTCACCATGAAGCAATTGAAGCTATGGATATTCCCAATAACTCATCGGGAGATTCAGATCAAAGCTTGTGTCTGGATACTGGGCTCCGAAAAAATTGTGATAAACCTAGCAGTAGTGTTGACTGTTTGGCAAaggaagtgcaagaaggtgtGTCAGCTTCAGAGCAGAAAGCaattaaagagaaaaagaaagcaaagCGCTCAAGAAAAAAGCAGCTTGTCCAAGAAGAGGAAAGGGTAAGAGGAAGGGTCAGCATGAAGGTCTACTTTTCGTATATGGCTGCAGCATATAAAGGATTGCTGATTCCACCAATAATCATTGCACAAACAGTATTTCAGTTTCTTCaaattgctagtagttggtggATGGCTTGGGCAAATCCCCAAACAGAAGGAGATCAACCGAAAGTGAGTTCGATGGTCCTTCTTTGTGTTTACATGGCCCTTGCATTCGGAAGCTCTTGGTTTATATTTGTTAGGGCTGTTTTGGTAGCTACGTTTGGTCTAGCAGCTGCTCAGAAATTGTTTGTGAAGATGCTTAGAAGTGTGTTCCGGGCACCAATGTCTTTCTTTGACTCTACTCCTGCTGGACGGATCTTGAATCGT GTATCAATTGATCAAAGTGTGGTGGATCTTGATATTCCTTTTAGACTTGGTGGGTTCGCTTCAACGACAATACAACTTATTGGTATTGTTGGTGTGATGACAACAGTTACCTGGCAAGTTTTGCTGCTTGTTATTCCTATGGCCATTGCTTGTTTGTGGATGCAG AAATACTACATGGCTTCATCAAGGGAACTGGTCCGAATTGTTAGCATCCAGAAGTCTCCAATTATCCATCTTTTTGGCGAGTCAATTGCTGGAGCTGCCACTATAAGAGGATTTGGACAAGAAAAAAGGTTCATGAAGAGGAACCTTTATCTTCTTGATTGTTTCGCTCGCCCTTTCTTCTGCAGTATTGCAGCTATTGAATGGCTCTGTCTGCGCATGGAATTACTCTCAACTTTTGTATTTGCTTTCTGCATGATTCTACTTGTGAGCTTTCCACATGGGAGTATCGATCCAA GCATGGCTGGCCTCGCTGTCACATATGGTCTGAATTTAAATGCACGCCTATCACGATGGATACTTAGCTTTTGCAAGcttgaaaacaaaattatttcTATTGAAAGGATATATCAGTACAGTCAAATCCCAAGTGAAGCTCCATCCGTTATTGAGGATTCTCAACCTCCATCTACATGGCCAGAGAATGGAGCAATTGACATAATTGATTTAAAG GTTCGCTACAAGGAAAATCTTCCTGTTGTCCTTCATGGGGTTACTTGTAGTTTTCCCGGTGGAAAGAATATTGGAATTGTTGGGCGTACTGGAAGTGGTAAATCTACTTTGATCCAGGCATTATTTCGACTAATTGAACCATCAGCTGGGAGGATCCTTATAGACAATGTTGATATTTCGACAATTGGTCTTCATGATCTCCGAAGTCGTCTCAGTATCATACCCCAGGATCCTACCTTATTTGAAGGGACCATTAGGCTCAATCTTGATCCCCTTGAAGAGCATTTGGATCATGAAATTTGGCAG GCACTTGACAAGTCTCAGCTTGGAGACATAATCCGTGAAAAGGAGCAAAAGCTTGATGCACCAG TACTGGAAAATGGAGATAATTGGAGTGTGGGTCAGCGGCAACTGGTTTCTCTTGGAAGAGCATTGCTTAAGCAGGCAAAAATATTGGTGCTTGATGAAGCAACAGCATCGGTTGATACAGCTACAGACAATCTTATCCAGAAAATTATTCGAACAGAGTTTAAGAACTGTACTGTGTGCACGATTGCACATCGTATCCCAACCGTCATTGATAGTGATCTAGTGCTGGTACTCAGTGATG GTCGAGTGGCAGAGTTTGATACTCCTATACGACTATTAGAAGATAAGTCATCCATGTTTCTAAAATTGGTGACAGAGTATTCATCTAGGTCGAGTGGCATACCAGAATTTTGA
- the LOC103435767 gene encoding NADH dehydrogenase [ubiquinone] 1 alpha subcomplex subunit 9, mitochondrial, which produces MQAVSKRVGHQYLTQSSSISSLKSIYPLSDHYYGADRPKYGSTLATKGVGHLVRKGTGGRSSVSGIVAAVFGSTGFLGRYLVQQLAKMGSQVLVPFRGSEDSHRHLKLMGDLGQIVPMKYNPRDEDSIKAVMAKANVVINLIGRDFETRNFSFEEVNHSMAQQLATISKEHGGIMRFIQVSCLGASSSSPSRFLSTKATAEEAVLSELPEATILRPAVMVGTEDRILNRWAFFAKKYGFLPLIGDGSTKFQPVYVVDVAGAIVAALKDDGTSMGKIYELGGPEVFTMHQLAELMFDTIREWPRYVKVPLPIAKAMGAPREILLNKVPFPLPNPEIFNRDQILAQATDTLVSENALTFSDLGLVPHKLKGYPIEYLIQFRKGGPNYGSTVSERVSPDAWP; this is translated from the exons ATGCAGGCCGTCTCGAAGCGCGTTGGGCACCAGTATCTGACCCAATCATCTTCCATCTCGTCGCTCAAGTCAATTTACCCCCTTTCCGATCACT ATTATGGAGCTGATCGTCCAAAATACGGATCTACCCTCGCCACCAAGGGAGTGGGGCACCTTGTGCGCAAGGGAACAGGTGGAAGATCATCTGTTAG TGGCATTGTTGCTGCAGTCTTTGGATCTACGGGGTTCCTTGGGCGTTATCTTGTGCAACAACTTG CCAAAATGGGAAGTCAGGTGTTAGTTCCTTTCCGTGGTTCTGAGGACTCCCATCGTCACCTCAAGTTAATGGGGGATTTGGGACAG ATAGTACCAATGAAATACAATCCGCGAGATGAAGATTCAATTAAGGCAGTCATGGCAAAAGCAAACGTGGTTATCAATCTCATTG GGAGGGATTTTGAGACAAGAAACTTTAGCTTTGAGGAAGTGAATCATTCCATGGCACAACAACTGGCAACG ATTTCCAAAGAACATGGGGGTATCATGAGATTTATTCAAGTTTCTTGCTTGGGGGCATCTTCCTCGTCCCCCTCCAGATTCTTAAGTACTAAAGCTACTGCAGAGGAAGCTGTTTTAAGTGAATTGCCTGAG GCCACCATTTTGAGACCTGCTGTGATGGTTGGTACTGAGGATCGGATTTTGAATCGCTGGGCCTTTTTTGCAAAAAAATATGGCTTTCTTCCGCTTATTGGGGATGGATCTACGAA ATTCCAACCGGTATATGTTGTTGATGTTGCTGGGGCAATCGTGGCAGCCTTGAAAGATGATGGTACCAGCATGGGAAAAATTTATGAACTTGGTGGGCCTGAGGTCTTTACAATGCATCAATTG GCAGAGCTTATGTTTGATACAATCCGTGAATGGCCTCGCTACGTGAAGGTTCCTCTCCCAATTGCAAAG GCAATGGGAGCTCCACGAGAAATATTGCTCAACAAAGTTCCATTTCCATTACCTAATCCTGAAATCTTCAACCGAGATCAAATCCTTGCCCAAGCTACAGATACACTTGTGTCAGAAAATG CTTTGACATTCAGTGATCTTGGACTTGTGCCCCATAAGCTGAAGGGTTACCCTATTGAGTATCTTATCCAATTTCGCAAGGGTGGCCCAAATTACGGTTCTACAGTCAGTGAAAGAGTGTCTCCAGATGCTTGGCCATGA